Below is a genomic region from Lampris incognitus isolate fLamInc1 chromosome 2, fLamInc1.hap2, whole genome shotgun sequence.
GTTTCCCCGGTGCCCGATGCGCTCATTGGTTCGTACCTCAACGTGACACAAGTTTTGGTGGATTACCCCAGATATCTCCACCGGCGGCTAGTGAAGCAGTGCGCCTTTGTCTCCGTACTCCTGTCACCACTGCGTCCGCCTTCTTCCAGCGGGACCCTTCGGGATATTCAAGGGTAACTTGAACGGCAGCCTATTCCTAAACGACAACTTAATGCAAACATGCTTTGGAGTTTTTTACCCGTCATGTTGTCCATGTCGTCCAGCAAGCCACACACGTTATCTAAACCGAGGGAGCCTTGTTTGATGCCAACTTTTTTGCTGATGGCATCCTTGTTGCTGAGGGGGGCCCTGGCCGTGCGTGCGGCAGACGACTCCCTGGGTTGCGCGTCCTGCGGCTTGCCGGCGATGGAGAGGGACGCGGAGGAAAAGATTATCATAGAAATCGCAAAGCAACAAATTCTAGATAAGCTACACCTGAAAGAGAGACCGAACATCACCCAGACGGTGCCCCGAGCAGCGCTCTTAACCGCGCTCCGCAAACTGCACACGGGCAGAGTCAGGCAGGACGGCACTTTGGAGCTGGACAACAATATACCTTCCAAAAACAAAGGATATGAAATAGTGAGCTTCGCAGATTTTGGTAAGTCTCTTATTCGCCGCATAGGTGGCGGGTTCTAGCAAAGTGTTTGACAAGAGCGCTCGCTTTTTTACAAGGAGCGCCTTTTACGCACGTCACAGTTAATCGAAGACAGCTATTTGGAGATACCTATCGTGTATCAGACAAGATATTATAACCTCATTTCAAGGCATTTTTCTTCACCCATGACGTAGAAATAGGAGTAGACCTCGTGGTCTTGTAATTTTATAAGCAATAAGACCACTTTAAGTGACAAGTATAACTGATGGCAAGTCAAAATGCTTTCGCTAGAAGTAGCTTTAGGTTAACCTATATTGATTTGATTCTTGAATGCAAAGATTCTGCGAAAGGTTTAAACTCTAAATATATAGAATAACTTAAAGATCCCCCTTTTTTATGTATCTGATCTAGATGAGACACACAGCAGTGATGGGCTCAGCCTCAGCCTCAGCTTCCAGTTCCTGCAGGAGCATGGCCAGAGCATCCAAGTGCTCCAGTCCTCTCTGTGGGTGTACGCCCGCTCCTCTGAGAACCCTCACCGAAACTCCCGCCTCCTCGCCCGTGTCTTCCTTTCCAGAGATGATGGCAGTTCTGGCTCCAACCGCACCCTGGTGATGGAGAAGATGCTGGAAGTGCAGGAGAGCAACTGGCACACCTTTCCCATCACCCGCACACTGCAGGCCTTCCTAGACGGTGGCCAACACCGGCTACAGCTGGAGGTGATCTGCAATGAAGATGGGAAGAACCTTTGCTCCCCGAGTGACCCCATCAACCCCCTCCACCAGCCCTTCCTGGTGGCGCAGGTACGCCTCCGTGACAGCCACTCCAAACACTTAATCAGGAAGCGCTCATTGCGCTGCGGCGATGATGTGACCGTGTGCTGCAAGAGGGACTTCTACATCAAGTTCAAGGATATCCAGTGGCAGGATTGGATCATTGCACCTGAGGGTTACcatatgaactactgcatgggtCAGTGCCCCCAGCATCTGTCTGGCTCCCCGGGTATAGCCTCCTCCTTCCACGCCACCGTCTTCAGCCAGCTGAAAGTCAACGGTATCAACACGGCTGTGTCCTCATGCTGCATTCCCACAGAGCGCCGACCCCTCTCCATGGTGTACTTCAACTCACAGCATAGCATTGTCAAAACGGACGTCCCCGACATGATAGTGGAGTCTTGTGGGTGCACATAAAGGAGAAtaggaggaagagagaaggaagagagatggAATAGTTTGTAAATTGACATTTGCATTCATTCAACGCGTCCAGTTTTTGGACAACACAGTTTTGTGAACAACAAATGATGATAGCACCTGGACACATAGTCCAAAGAGTTTGGCAATGAAATCAGATGTATCCACTATTTAAAATACTCCCTCTCTTACAAAATCATCaatgttttttttcacatttgATAGACTTTTGAAAGGATAGTTCATTAACGAAATGAAATCAGCCATATATTGATTGCTAAATACCAAGTAGTGATTTTTTTCAAGAAAAACTGGATAAAAATATACTGTCCAGTGGAAGAAATTAAGTTCTAATTTTTTGTTACCAATATGTTGTTTTCAGAGATTACAAAATTTTGCATTGTCCAAAATGCCCAAAACATTGTCCAAAAGAGATTACAAAAGTTTGTGTTGTCCTATTTCCCAGACACACAGTGGGAAATAGCCTTTTTTTCTGCAGTGTATGCAAAAACCtgcatgcatgcagaaacaaacccacctacacacacacacacacacacacacacatacacacactagagCATATATCCACGCGACAGCTTTAGCTCTATGCCACATGTTAAGTTTCACATTAGTACTATGTCAGCCTGATAATAGGGTGTGGCATATTACACAATAAGCTTCCACCAAGAAGTGTGGTCATTGTCTGAGGGCTGGTTATCACAACTGGACAGATTTCAGAGGGGATCCATGATGGACTCATGTGACTATTTTGAAGTTGTACTGTTCACCATGCATCCTATGTTTTGTGCTTGAATTCTGAATTTTCTGTATGCTAGATAAGCCAAAAGCTGTTTAAAGTGAGAAATTAACCACGTAAATCTGGTTCAGAAGACTGCAAGGTAATATCAATGTGTTGAACGAGGACAGCAATGTGGTTGAGGGAAATTTTGTCATTATTCTGGGTTATTTTTACATGTTCTATACAGAGTGATATATATGCCCGGATCATGAGCAAGAGTAAGATAATAGACTCTGGAAAACAGAGGACGATATAAAATTCACAAGAGATATTTATATCGGCCACAATGCATAGAATCTCCTTTAAGAAATATTTTAGGAAAATGACTCATAGTGTAAGAATGACAACAAATATATTGAGAAAGTGAAGAATTTAATTTGTAGCCCCTAACCTGATGTGATATTTATGTCTACAatctttgttattttattttggtaTATAAAACTTTGAGATTGCTGTTGATATCCCATTCAAAGATGCAGTAGAATCTGAGCACAGTGCCTGGATCCTGGGAAACTGGAAATAGAACTGACAAGTCTTCTTGCTCTTAAAAATACCATTGTGCCGCATTTACAGTGGGATAGTTTCCAGTATCTCTATATAAATGAAATCTGACAATGATTATCATTGTGCAGAGCTGATATATTCCCATGGCTACTTCGGCCCGTTCCTTAGTTTGCCTACCTGCTGTCAAAAATTTGAATTTATGGTACAAAGAGATTACAAAACTGAAACTGTGCCTTCTATTTTCTTTAAGCAATATTGTTTCCAAAATGTAGTGGACAAATGCTACCTTGACATTTGATATCAAGGCACACTGGTTAGATGGATTCTAAAGTCCAAAATGAACCAGTGCTATAGTCATATTTGTGCATCACAAAGTTCAAGTATATTCATGACCATGTATTCATACTTTGTGATCGATGCAATCTTTTGTGTCAATATATGACACAATGGTCAAACAATCTTTCATTTCCCTTTTGATCATAATTTGATTTTTTGGGTATGGCATTCAAGCAGCAATATCATGAGCTTGTGATACAATAAGAGGCATCTGTTGCAACCAGTGCAACACAAGAGAAACGTGACAAATGACCGGACTTTTAGAGGTAGAATCCTTCCTGATAGCTGTCCATGCACACCAGCTGCTGCTGCATGAGCACTGAAATGTATTTAATCAGCATCTTCACTGTAATGTTTACTCAGGCAATCAGTTGGGCAACTGGGGCTTCTGACGGCATGAACTCGAGGTTATTTTGTCAGGAGCAGAAAACAAACATTTAGCTATTGCTTCAGCGTCTGCTAATGTGAAGGTCTGTGAGGCAGGTGGGTCAATGGGCATGTGTTGCAGGCTTGTTGGCACTTGCATAGTCTCCCCAAAGTCTAAAGTTTTTTTGGATGATGTAAAGTCATATGCATTCCGGTCAAAGGGGATGTTACGATGACTGAGCTGAAAAAGAACCCGTCTCTCATCAGCTTGTCAACGCATTTGAGTTTTAGTTTACACAAAGCTTTGCAGTGTAGAAGTCAAAGCCCTTGTCTTCTTTCTCGATAGTGTCTTGTACGGCAACTATCCATGCTCCAGTGGTGTACTGTTTCATTTAAAGCCCTTAACttctgtgttgtactgctgtactgtgctggcTGTTAGAATCACAGGGCTTTAAGAGCCTTGACGGGCAACATTTTGAGGTGATGACGATTGAGAACTTTTGAAAACATTGATAACTAACAACTAGGTTCATCAATGtccaccccccttttttccctccaatttcacccagccaattacctcactcgtctgagccatcccggttgctgctcgactccctctgccgatccggggagggctgcagactaccacatgcctcctccgatacatgtggag
It encodes:
- the LOC130131905 gene encoding inhibin beta B chain → MASLLLRGALAVRAADDSLGCASCGLPAMERDAEEKIIIEIAKQQILDKLHLKERPNITQTVPRAALLTALRKLHTGRVRQDGTLELDNNIPSKNKGYEIVSFADFDETHSSDGLSLSLSFQFLQEHGQSIQVLQSSLWVYARSSENPHRNSRLLARVFLSRDDGSSGSNRTLVMEKMLEVQESNWHTFPITRTLQAFLDGGQHRLQLEVICNEDGKNLCSPSDPINPLHQPFLVAQVRLRDSHSKHLIRKRSLRCGDDVTVCCKRDFYIKFKDIQWQDWIIAPEGYHMNYCMGQCPQHLSGSPGIASSFHATVFSQLKVNGINTAVSSCCIPTERRPLSMVYFNSQHSIVKTDVPDMIVESCGCT